One Sediminibacillus dalangtanensis genomic region harbors:
- a CDS encoding bifunctional 3-deoxy-7-phosphoheptulonate synthase/chorismate mutase yields the protein MSNEQLDQLRSKLDQVNLEILELINKRAELVQEIGQIKEKQGAYRFDPVRERAMLDLITEHNNGPFENSTLEALFKEIFKASLELQEDDHRKALLVSRKKKPEDTVIDINGEKFGDGNQHFIMGPCAVESYEQVAQVAEAVKNQGLKLLRGGAFKPRTSPYDFQGLGLEGLQILKRVADEYGLAVVSEIVNPSDIEKAVEYIDVIQIGARNMQNFELLKAAGEVNKPVLLKRGLSATISEFINAAEYIISKGNGNIILCERGIRTYERATRNTLDITAVPILKQETHLPVMVDVTHSTGRRDLLLPAAKAALAIGADGVMAEVHPDPAVALSDSAQQMDIETFNRFMAELKK from the coding sequence GTGAGTAATGAACAATTAGATCAATTACGAAGCAAACTTGATCAGGTTAATCTAGAAATTCTTGAGCTAATCAACAAACGTGCGGAATTGGTTCAGGAGATCGGACAAATAAAGGAAAAACAAGGTGCTTACCGTTTTGATCCGGTACGGGAACGTGCAATGCTTGATTTGATTACGGAGCATAACAACGGTCCATTTGAGAACTCCACATTGGAAGCTCTATTCAAGGAGATCTTTAAAGCAAGCCTGGAGCTGCAAGAGGATGATCATCGAAAAGCGTTGCTTGTTTCCAGAAAGAAAAAGCCAGAAGACACAGTTATCGATATCAATGGCGAAAAATTCGGAGATGGCAACCAACATTTCATCATGGGGCCTTGTGCAGTGGAAAGTTATGAGCAGGTGGCACAGGTTGCAGAAGCTGTCAAAAACCAAGGATTAAAGCTGTTAAGAGGCGGAGCGTTCAAGCCACGTACCTCCCCATATGACTTCCAGGGGCTCGGTTTGGAAGGTCTGCAAATTTTAAAAAGAGTGGCGGATGAATATGGGCTTGCTGTGGTGAGTGAAATTGTTAATCCCTCAGATATAGAGAAGGCGGTCGAATACATCGATGTCATCCAAATCGGTGCCCGGAACATGCAAAACTTCGAACTGTTAAAAGCTGCGGGCGAGGTGAATAAACCTGTTCTTCTAAAGCGTGGGTTGTCAGCTACGATTTCTGAGTTTATCAATGCTGCCGAATACATTATTTCCAAAGGCAATGGCAATATCATCCTATGTGAGAGAGGAATACGCACGTATGAACGGGCGACCAGAAACACGCTTGATATTACAGCTGTTCCAATTCTTAAACAAGAAACGCATTTGCCTGTCATGGTGGATGTTACCCACTCGACTGGTCGCCGGGATCTACTTCTGCCCGCAGCTAAAGCAGCACTTGCAATTGGAGCAGATGGTGTTATGGCGGAAGTACATCCCGATCCAGCGGTTGCGCTTTCTGATTCTGCCCAGCAAATGGATATTGAAACGTTCAATCGTTTTATGGCAGAACTGAAAAAATAA
- a CDS encoding cell division protein FtsA, which produces MTEKIFSLDIGTRTVIGLILEKKEANYQLLDFYVEEHQERAMLDGQIHDVVAVAETIEKVKLHLENSHGPLKSVCVAAAGRALKTKRTDVSKEIDQQPLMSKEDILFLELSAVQKAQYALANEAIEDTGTEYYCVGYSVIRYQLDEQTIGSLIDQQGKTASVEIIATFLPKVVVESLISSLTRAGLEMQALTLEPIAAIDVLIPASMRKLNVALVDIGAGTSDIALTDDGTVAAYGMVPQAGDEITEALSEHFLLDFPQAEQMKRELSEQQEVTITDILGFEQTITYEEAVTAISEEIDALAEAIQAEILTLNNCAPKAVMLVGGGSLTPEITSRLASKLKLPANRVAIRGSEAIPALAKTDRLPSGPAFVTPIGIAIAAKQNPVHYISVTVNERAVRLFDMKQLTAADCLLAAGINVDKLYGLPGMAAIVSVNGKEVTIPGSYGTPPSLWLNDGSAQIDDPIKHGDKLVVEKGTDGAPPDITVGELLGEIPRTCISLNGTEIEMETKILVNDIEAGLDTKLADRDTVRVETVKTVRDLLVYAGREEWLEGTEDFAVFVNGNQLLLDNIPAYLLKNNQQAKLEDKIKNGDSITYTSSQNPTVKHIMDKMQLKMKYYLPITFNQERLVLEKPAVKVTRNSRELTEEDTINPGDHLSIEKIPHSPFIFQDIFRFATVNLAEATGNFHIYKNGEPAAFFDELAPHDELILYFQ; this is translated from the coding sequence ATGACGGAAAAAATATTTTCCCTGGATATAGGGACAAGAACCGTAATCGGCCTGATTTTAGAGAAAAAAGAGGCAAATTACCAGCTGCTTGACTTTTATGTAGAAGAGCATCAGGAACGAGCAATGCTTGATGGGCAAATCCATGATGTTGTCGCGGTTGCCGAAACGATTGAAAAAGTGAAGCTTCATTTGGAAAACAGCCACGGTCCATTGAAAAGTGTATGTGTGGCAGCAGCCGGAAGAGCATTGAAAACAAAAAGGACAGATGTCTCCAAAGAGATCGATCAGCAGCCGCTTATGAGCAAGGAAGATATTCTGTTTTTAGAACTTTCAGCCGTACAGAAAGCACAGTATGCTTTGGCTAATGAGGCCATAGAAGATACCGGCACGGAATATTACTGTGTCGGTTACTCTGTGATTCGGTACCAATTAGATGAACAGACGATCGGATCCCTGATTGATCAACAGGGAAAGACCGCTTCAGTTGAAATCATTGCCACCTTTTTGCCAAAGGTTGTCGTCGAATCCCTGATTTCCTCTCTTACAAGAGCAGGACTGGAAATGCAGGCATTGACGCTTGAGCCGATTGCAGCTATAGATGTATTAATTCCGGCTTCTATGAGAAAACTCAACGTCGCACTAGTAGATATCGGAGCCGGTACAAGCGATATTGCTTTGACAGACGATGGGACAGTCGCTGCTTATGGAATGGTTCCACAGGCAGGAGATGAAATAACCGAAGCGCTTAGCGAACATTTTCTTTTGGATTTTCCTCAGGCCGAACAAATGAAACGGGAATTGAGCGAACAACAAGAAGTAACCATCACAGACATTTTGGGGTTTGAACAAACCATCACGTATGAAGAGGCTGTCACAGCGATTTCAGAAGAAATTGACGCCTTGGCTGAAGCAATCCAAGCTGAAATTCTCACGCTGAATAATTGCGCACCAAAGGCAGTGATGCTGGTGGGAGGCGGAAGTTTGACACCAGAAATCACCAGCAGACTGGCTTCTAAACTGAAATTACCGGCAAACCGTGTGGCAATAAGAGGCAGCGAGGCAATACCGGCTTTGGCTAAAACGGATCGTCTTCCTAGTGGTCCGGCATTCGTAACGCCAATCGGCATAGCGATAGCAGCCAAACAAAATCCAGTGCATTACATCAGTGTGACGGTCAACGAAAGGGCCGTACGCTTGTTTGATATGAAACAGCTTACTGCTGCAGATTGTTTACTGGCTGCCGGTATCAACGTCGATAAATTATATGGACTGCCGGGCATGGCTGCCATCGTGTCGGTAAATGGAAAAGAAGTCACTATTCCCGGAAGCTACGGCACCCCTCCTTCATTATGGCTTAACGACGGGTCAGCACAAATCGACGATCCCATTAAACATGGTGATAAGTTGGTCGTTGAAAAAGGAACGGATGGTGCCCCGCCGGATATAACAGTAGGGGAACTGCTCGGTGAGATACCCAGGACTTGCATATCATTGAATGGAACGGAAATAGAAATGGAAACGAAAATCCTGGTTAACGACATAGAAGCTGGACTGGATACAAAATTGGCGGACCGGGACACCGTAAGGGTGGAAACAGTGAAAACCGTTAGAGACTTGCTTGTATACGCCGGCCGGGAAGAATGGCTCGAAGGCACCGAAGATTTCGCTGTATTTGTGAATGGGAACCAACTTCTGCTTGATAACATTCCAGCCTATTTGCTGAAAAACAATCAACAAGCAAAACTGGAAGATAAAATCAAGAACGGAGACAGTATTACGTACACGAGCAGCCAAAATCCGACTGTCAAGCATATCATGGACAAAATGCAATTAAAGATGAAGTATTATCTTCCCATCACCTTTAACCAGGAGCGACTGGTGTTGGAGAAGCCTGCTGTGAAGGTGACCAGGAATAGCAGGGAACTGACTGAAGAAGACACAATTAATCCAGGAGACCATCTTTCCATCGAGAAAATACCACATTCTCCATTTATCTTTCAGGATATTTTTCGATTCGCAACAGTAAATTTAGCGGAAGCAACTGGAAACTTCCACATTTACAAAAACGGGGAACCAGCAGCTTTTTTTGACGAACTAGCGCCTCACGATGAGTTGATCCTGTATTTTCAGTAG
- a CDS encoding acetoin utilization AcuB family protein, whose protein sequence is MLVEEIMKTEVITLTPNATIAEALHILNEHPIRHIPIVNSEKQVVGIVSDRDVRDASPSIFQQDNVSDELHNSIHSIMSTPVVTVHPLDFVEEIAAIFYEQEFACVPVVRENRLVGIVTEKDMLYTLIQLTGTNVQSSQLEVKVPDRAGILPEVANIFGRRKVNITSVLIYPYKSDRQYKILVFRFQTMNPLPIKADLKAAGYQVLGPDAEDPAL, encoded by the coding sequence ATGCTTGTAGAAGAAATCATGAAAACAGAAGTAATCACGTTGACTCCCAATGCTACCATAGCCGAAGCCTTGCACATTTTGAACGAGCATCCCATTCGGCATATCCCGATAGTAAATAGCGAGAAACAGGTCGTTGGCATTGTTTCGGATCGGGATGTCCGTGATGCCAGTCCATCTATTTTTCAGCAAGATAACGTGTCTGATGAATTGCATAATTCGATTCATTCAATCATGAGTACTCCTGTGGTGACGGTTCACCCACTTGATTTTGTAGAAGAAATAGCAGCGATCTTTTATGAACAGGAATTCGCATGCGTACCCGTGGTTCGTGAGAATAGGCTTGTCGGAATCGTTACGGAAAAAGACATGCTGTACACGCTCATTCAATTGACTGGTACAAATGTACAAAGTTCTCAATTAGAAGTGAAAGTACCGGACAGAGCAGGGATCCTTCCCGAAGTTGCAAATATTTTCGGCAGACGAAAAGTGAATATTACCTCGGTACTGATTTATCCATACAAAAGTGATCGCCAATATAAGATTCTCGTTTTTCGCTTTCAAACAATGAACCCGCTTCCAATCAAAGCTGACTTAAAAGCAGCTGGCTATCAAGTGCTTGGACCTGATGCGGAGGATCCTGCCTTATGA
- the motS gene encoding flagellar motor protein MotS yields MKLRKRRRKDKGAPKWMVTYADMVTLILVFFILLFSMSQIDLEKFEALAESFRSSKIFEQSPSPIPMENPAENTDNKQSGLQMNDSDENEDEQDPSEQAKEDSTDDLMRQVTAFLDKNDLNNVITANQTDDGVVLILQEKVLFESGEAEIIDDGEVLLDKVDILLSNISNDVRIEGHTDNRPISNYRFPSNWELSAARASRVVRYLIDNGKVEKERFSAAGYGDTRPLVPNDSSANWAKNRRVEIVLLQEADE; encoded by the coding sequence ATGAAGCTTAGAAAGAGAAGGCGGAAAGACAAGGGAGCGCCGAAATGGATGGTTACATATGCCGATATGGTGACATTGATCCTCGTCTTCTTTATCCTGTTATTTTCCATGTCCCAGATTGATTTGGAGAAATTTGAGGCGTTGGCAGAATCGTTTCGCAGCAGTAAGATTTTTGAACAATCACCATCCCCTATTCCCATGGAAAATCCGGCTGAAAATACGGACAATAAGCAATCAGGTCTACAGATGAATGATTCGGATGAAAATGAGGATGAACAAGATCCTTCTGAACAAGCAAAAGAGGATTCAACGGATGATTTAATGCGTCAAGTGACTGCTTTTCTCGATAAAAATGATTTAAACAATGTGATTACAGCTAATCAAACGGATGATGGGGTTGTGCTAATTCTGCAGGAAAAAGTTTTATTCGAATCTGGAGAAGCAGAAATTATCGACGATGGGGAGGTCTTGTTGGACAAGGTTGATATTTTGTTAAGCAATATTTCCAATGACGTCAGAATAGAAGGGCACACAGATAACCGCCCAATATCGAATTATCGTTTTCCGTCCAATTGGGAATTATCAGCTGCAAGGGCGAGCAGGGTGGTACGATACTTGATTGATAATGGCAAAGTAGAGAAAGAGCGTTTTAGTGCCGCAGGCTATGGTGATACCCGCCCGCTTGTACCAAATGATTCTTCAGCTAACTGGGCCAAAAATCGCCGCGTGGAAATTGTCTTGCTCCAGGAAGCGGATGAATAG
- a CDS encoding YtxH domain-containing protein encodes MANQPDQNQNVNGKDFLIGSIIGGVVGASVALLLAPKSGRELRSTLNENAGYVKDRANEWKDVAYEKSSEWREKATVKSQDLTKMMKDTTDSFKNRGKNSDEEAEKAAEEVARAIEEAADEIEKEQEESKA; translated from the coding sequence ATGGCGAATCAGCCAGATCAAAATCAAAATGTAAATGGGAAAGATTTTCTGATCGGTTCTATAATTGGCGGTGTGGTCGGTGCTTCTGTGGCACTACTGTTGGCTCCTAAGTCCGGCAGGGAACTCCGAAGCACGCTGAATGAAAACGCTGGTTACGTGAAAGACCGTGCAAACGAGTGGAAAGACGTTGCATACGAAAAAAGCTCTGAGTGGCGTGAAAAGGCTACAGTTAAATCGCAGGATTTAACTAAAATGATGAAAGACACTACCGATTCTTTCAAAAACCGCGGGAAAAATTCCGATGAGGAAGCTGAGAAAGCTGCCGAAGAAGTAGCCCGGGCAATTGAAGAAGCGGCTGATGAAATCGAAAAAGAACAAGAAGAAAGCAAAGCATAA
- a CDS encoding acetoin utilization protein AcuC, producing the protein MKREPVFIYSNAYMDYHFNAEHPFNQQRVVMTKELLEAEGRLLDHQIVPPRLANEGELALVHDPRYIEAVKRAGNGQLKQEEAWQFGLGTEDTPMFSGMHEAASLLVGGTLTAIDSVLNNLAPQALNLGGGLHHGFKRKASGFCIYNDAAVAIKYIREHYGLRVLYVDTDAHHGDGVQSFFYHDPEVCTLSIHETGRYLFPGTGSTSERGVKNGYGYTFNLPVDAFTEDESFLSLYESAFREVAEYFQPDIIITQNGADAHCYDPLTHLCSTTKTFEGIPSLAKEIAEQYCGGKWIGLGGGGYDIWRVVPRAWGQLWSVMLTGDILTGPLPAEWKVKWERMSPVSLPDNWQDEMGIYKPIPRKQEITEKNQLTLNQCLQYCRNKRQYNNS; encoded by the coding sequence ATGAAGCGAGAACCAGTATTTATTTATTCAAACGCTTATATGGACTATCATTTCAATGCCGAACATCCATTCAACCAACAAAGAGTCGTCATGACAAAAGAACTCTTAGAAGCAGAAGGCAGGCTGCTTGATCATCAAATTGTTCCGCCTAGACTGGCTAATGAAGGTGAATTGGCATTAGTCCACGACCCCAGGTACATCGAGGCCGTCAAACGAGCAGGAAACGGACAGTTAAAACAAGAGGAAGCATGGCAATTTGGACTAGGTACTGAGGATACACCGATGTTCTCCGGGATGCATGAGGCAGCTTCGCTGTTGGTAGGCGGTACTCTGACAGCAATAGACAGTGTACTGAACAACCTGGCTCCTCAAGCATTGAATTTAGGCGGTGGATTGCATCACGGATTTAAACGGAAGGCTTCCGGCTTTTGTATTTACAATGATGCTGCGGTTGCTATCAAATATATCCGTGAGCACTATGGCTTACGGGTTTTATATGTAGATACCGATGCCCATCATGGAGATGGCGTGCAATCCTTCTTTTATCATGATCCGGAGGTCTGTACACTATCCATTCATGAGACAGGCAGATACTTGTTCCCAGGTACGGGAAGCACTAGTGAACGAGGTGTTAAAAATGGCTATGGATATACGTTCAATCTACCTGTCGATGCTTTTACAGAAGATGAATCTTTTTTATCTCTATATGAATCCGCTTTCAGGGAAGTAGCCGAATATTTTCAACCAGACATCATCATTACCCAAAATGGTGCCGACGCACATTGTTACGATCCGCTTACCCACTTGTGTTCCACTACAAAGACATTTGAAGGTATCCCAAGCTTGGCGAAAGAAATCGCTGAACAATATTGTGGTGGCAAATGGATCGGCTTAGGAGGCGGCGGGTATGATATCTGGCGGGTGGTGCCTCGAGCATGGGGACAGCTTTGGAGTGTGATGCTGACGGGGGACATTTTGACTGGCCCCCTCCCTGCTGAATGGAAAGTAAAGTGGGAAAGGATGTCACCGGTTTCGCTCCCTGACAATTGGCAAGACGAAATGGGGATATACAAACCAATCCCCCGTAAACAGGAAATCACAGAAAAGAACCAGCTGACCCTTAACCAATGCCTGCAATATTGCAGAAACAAGCGGCAGTATAACAACAGTTAA
- the murC gene encoding UDP-N-acetylmuramate--L-alanine ligase yields MTTYHFIGIKGTGMSALAQILNDSGEDVQGSDIEKRFFTQEALERKNIPIMPFLKDNIKEGLTIIAGNAFKEDHVEIQEAKRLGLTYYRYHEFLGEWLKQYTSIAVTGAHGKTSTTGLLAHVLKETYPISYLIGDGSGMGHADSKYFAFEACEYRRHFLAYEPDYAIMTNIDFDHPDYFQSIDDVIDAFQQMAYQVKKGIIACGDDEYLQKLQAKVPVLYYGLSDSNDFQAQNIVETEDGTSFDVFVRNTFYDTFTIPGYGNHHVLNALGVIALCHYEDMKAEDIKKISTFSGVKRRFTEKQIGTQVLVDDYAHHPKEIEATIDSARKKYPNKSVVGIFQPHTYTRTQKFLQEFADSLKQADKVFLCDIFGSAREDNGDLTINDLIERVEDASLLELEHTEILKEYEDSVLVFMGAGDIQKFQQAYEAGLKHTKQ; encoded by the coding sequence ATGACAACTTACCATTTTATTGGTATTAAGGGGACGGGAATGAGCGCACTGGCGCAGATCTTGAATGATTCGGGGGAAGACGTTCAGGGATCTGATATTGAAAAACGCTTCTTTACCCAGGAAGCCCTTGAGAGAAAAAATATACCCATCATGCCGTTTTTAAAGGATAACATAAAAGAAGGGTTGACCATCATCGCAGGTAATGCCTTCAAAGAGGATCACGTGGAAATACAGGAAGCCAAACGTCTTGGTCTTACGTACTATCGTTATCATGAATTTCTTGGGGAATGGTTGAAGCAATACACGAGTATTGCAGTCACTGGTGCACATGGCAAAACATCGACTACCGGTTTGCTAGCACATGTTTTGAAGGAAACGTACCCCATTTCCTATTTAATCGGTGATGGCTCGGGAATGGGCCATGCAGATAGTAAGTATTTTGCCTTTGAGGCTTGTGAATATCGTCGTCATTTTCTTGCATACGAGCCCGACTATGCAATTATGACCAATATCGACTTTGACCATCCGGATTATTTTCAAAGCATTGACGACGTCATCGATGCTTTTCAGCAAATGGCTTATCAGGTCAAGAAGGGGATTATCGCTTGTGGAGATGATGAATACTTACAAAAGCTGCAGGCGAAAGTGCCGGTGCTTTATTATGGGTTATCGGACTCAAACGATTTCCAGGCACAAAATATTGTAGAGACCGAAGATGGTACTTCTTTCGATGTATTCGTCCGTAATACATTTTATGACACATTTACGATTCCAGGCTATGGCAATCATCATGTGTTGAATGCGCTTGGAGTTATTGCGCTTTGCCACTATGAAGACATGAAGGCAGAAGATATAAAAAAAATCAGCACCTTTTCAGGAGTTAAACGCCGATTTACGGAAAAACAGATTGGCACACAGGTGTTAGTGGATGACTATGCACATCATCCAAAGGAAATCGAGGCGACAATTGATTCTGCGAGAAAAAAATATCCAAACAAATCTGTAGTGGGTATTTTTCAGCCCCATACGTACACACGCACACAAAAGTTCCTGCAGGAATTTGCCGATAGTTTGAAGCAGGCGGACAAGGTATTTCTTTGTGATATTTTCGGATCTGCCCGGGAAGATAATGGAGATTTGACGATCAACGACCTTATTGAACGGGTTGAAGATGCGTCCCTTTTGGAGTTGGAACATACAGAGATACTTAAGGAGTATGAGGATAGTGTTCTGGTATTCATGGGAGCCGGGGATATTCAAAAGTTCCAGCAAGCCTATGAAGCAGGGCTAAAACATACGAAACAGTAA
- the ccpA gene encoding catabolite control protein A, producing the protein MNITIYDVAREANVSMATVSRVVNGNPNVKPATRKKVLNTIERLGYRPNAVARGLASKKTTTVGAIIPDISSIFFAELARGIEDIATMYNYNIILSNSDQNKDKELHLINTMLEKQVDGIVFMGGKITEEHVQQFKTSPVPVALAATIDETGSTPSVNIDYEQAAYEAASLLLDHGNELPAFVSAQEETEINNQKYSGYKRALEEKNVTLNEEYVIKGDYTYDSGIEALEQLMALDKKPTSIFVASDEMALGVIHGAQDRGLKVPEDLEVFGFDNTRLATMVRPTLSTIVQPMYDIGAVAMRLLTKYMNKEEVTEQNIILPHRIIERNSTKSQ; encoded by the coding sequence ATGAATATTACAATATATGATGTAGCACGTGAGGCGAATGTTTCCATGGCTACCGTATCGAGGGTTGTCAACGGTAATCCCAATGTCAAGCCTGCAACCAGGAAAAAAGTGTTAAATACGATAGAACGTCTTGGGTACCGTCCAAATGCCGTAGCCAGAGGGCTGGCGAGTAAAAAAACAACAACGGTGGGCGCAATCATACCGGATATATCCAGCATCTTTTTTGCTGAATTAGCTCGCGGAATCGAAGACATCGCCACGATGTATAATTACAATATTATTTTGAGCAATTCCGATCAAAACAAAGACAAGGAACTCCACCTTATTAACACGATGCTTGAGAAACAAGTCGACGGAATTGTCTTTATGGGAGGTAAGATCACGGAAGAGCATGTCCAGCAATTCAAGACTTCCCCTGTTCCGGTTGCACTAGCTGCGACAATTGATGAGACAGGGTCCACTCCTTCTGTCAATATCGATTATGAACAAGCTGCATATGAAGCGGCTTCTTTGTTGTTGGACCATGGAAATGAGCTACCAGCTTTTGTATCCGCACAGGAAGAAACGGAAATCAATAATCAAAAATACAGCGGTTATAAGCGCGCCTTGGAAGAAAAAAATGTAACGTTGAATGAAGAGTATGTTATAAAAGGGGATTATACGTATGATTCCGGTATAGAAGCACTGGAACAGCTAATGGCACTGGACAAAAAACCAACAAGTATTTTTGTCGCTTCAGACGAAATGGCTCTCGGCGTGATACATGGTGCACAGGACAGAGGTTTGAAGGTACCGGAGGATTTGGAAGTCTTTGGCTTTGACAACACCCGTTTAGCAACGATGGTCCGTCCGACTCTGTCGACAATTGTTCAACCGATGTATGATATCGGTGCTGTAGCGATGCGTTTACTGACAAAATATATGAATAAAGAGGAAGTCACTGAACAGAACATCATTTTGCCACATCGTATAATTGAACGAAATTCGACCAAGTCCCAATAG
- the motP gene encoding flagellar motor protein MotP translates to MKKRDILTPVGITLGFVMLMFGILASGGSGGVLSFLQISSILIVIGGLAAAILINFNLDQLKLTSHVMKEAFTKSDTSLPALIRLFVHLSERARREGLLALENELEEVNDPFLKKGILLAVDGIEPEVIHDIMHAEITALEERHHKGRLIIEKAGEYAPAWGMIGTLIGLVLMLNNLQDPSTLGPNMAVALLTTFYGTVLANLVFIPMAGKLENKTEEEIFFKQIVIEGVIGVQSGQNPRILEEKLAAFLSHDMKYKADEEAESSLLGDSIHEA, encoded by the coding sequence ATGAAAAAAAGAGACATCCTGACTCCAGTCGGTATCACGTTGGGTTTTGTCATGCTGATGTTTGGAATTTTAGCAAGTGGCGGAAGTGGAGGAGTCCTTTCCTTCCTTCAAATCTCATCGATTTTAATCGTGATCGGCGGACTTGCCGCAGCTATATTGATTAACTTCAATCTGGACCAGCTAAAACTTACCAGTCATGTAATGAAAGAAGCTTTTACTAAAAGTGACACGAGTCTGCCAGCATTGATCCGCTTATTCGTCCATCTGTCAGAGAGAGCGAGAAGAGAAGGGTTGCTTGCTTTGGAAAATGAGTTGGAAGAAGTGAACGATCCTTTTCTTAAAAAAGGGATCCTTCTTGCCGTGGATGGGATAGAACCTGAAGTAATCCATGATATCATGCATGCAGAAATCACTGCCTTGGAAGAACGTCATCATAAAGGACGGCTTATTATTGAAAAGGCTGGAGAATACGCGCCGGCTTGGGGAATGATTGGAACCCTGATTGGTCTTGTACTCATGCTCAACAATCTACAAGATCCCTCTACACTAGGGCCTAACATGGCAGTCGCTTTGTTAACGACTTTTTACGGGACGGTGCTGGCCAATCTGGTATTTATCCCGATGGCAGGAAAACTGGAAAACAAGACAGAGGAAGAAATCTTTTTTAAACAAATTGTTATCGAAGGTGTCATCGGAGTGCAATCAGGACAAAATCCGAGAATACTGGAAGAAAAACTGGCCGCATTTCTATCCCACGATATGAAATACAAGGCAGATGAAGAGGCAGAGAGCTCGCTTTTAGGAGATTCCATTCATGAAGCTTAG
- a CDS encoding DUF948 domain-containing protein, translated as MENLLYIAALIAAIAFAVLVVYLAMVLKAAQRTLNDVASTLEGLEKQMEGITTESTALLNKTNKLAEDINDKSQKLNTLVDGVKGIGESVKEFNNTIRSVSNKVTVVAEQNKETTAQAMNWGTVVMNLWKQRKNNKNV; from the coding sequence ATGGAAAACTTACTTTACATTGCGGCACTGATTGCAGCAATAGCTTTTGCAGTTTTAGTAGTTTATTTAGCGATGGTACTGAAGGCGGCACAGCGCACACTGAATGATGTTGCTTCCACTTTGGAAGGACTGGAAAAACAGATGGAAGGTATTACAACAGAGAGTACGGCTTTGTTAAATAAAACGAATAAGCTTGCAGAAGATATTAATGATAAGTCTCAAAAATTGAACACCCTTGTTGATGGAGTAAAAGGAATTGGAGAATCTGTCAAAGAATTCAACAACACCATTCGCTCCGTATCCAACAAAGTAACAGTAGTTGCCGAGCAAAATAAAGAAACAACGGCACAGGCGATGAATTGGGGAACGGTTGTCATGAATCTGTGGAAACAAAGAAAAAACAATAAAAACGTGTAA